A segment of the Kazachstania africana CBS 2517 chromosome 2, complete genome genome:
CTACATGACAAAACATGgcaactttttcaattgtacTTTTTTCTAACTCTTCAGAACATCTACAAGCAATCATATCTGGAATTAAACCTAATGATCTCAAATCCTTAATGGCAGCTTGAGTTGGCTTAGTCTTTTGTTCACCATGAATGACTGGGACTAAAGAAACATGAATTAAGGCGAAGTTTTCCTTACCGACTCTGAATTGGAATTGTCTTAAGGCTTCGACGAATGGAGcactttcaatatcaccGACGGTACCACCTAATTCAATGATACAGACGTCAGGTTCTAGACCGGTATCATCTACTGGGATTCTAGAGACTCTTTCAATCCAGTCTTGGATGGCATTGGTCAAATGAGGAACGATTTGGACGGTCTTACCTAAGTAGTCACCCTTTCTTTCCCTGGCAATTACGTGAGAATAAATCTTACCAGTAGTTATATTATGATCTTTAGTTAAAGTGACACCTAAGTAACGTTCGTAATTACCTAAATCTAAATCGGTTTCACCACCGTCGTTTAAGACAAAACATTCACCGTGTTCCAAAGGAGACATGGTACCAGCATCAATGTTCATGTATGGATCAATTTTGATGGAAGTGACTTTTAAACCTAAAGTCTTCAAAAGCATACCTGTGGAGGATGCTAACACACCCTTACCAATACCGGAGATAACACCACCAGAAACAACAACGTACTTCATTACCTCAAATGCTAATTATAGAGTTCGATGAACTTGACAGAACAAACGCTGTATAGATATTAACTACCAGcaaagaaagattattatatctatcattaattttaacgaattttgaaaatttattctcGATGAGCTTctctgaaaaaaaaaaaagaaaaaaaaaattctaggaaaaaaaaagtcgTGTCTAACGAAATCACGTGATGGAAGTGCACCCCATGAGAGTGTGATGTGTGGTTCAGACCCCGGAGTACACTTTTAATGCCACCAGTAGTTCTGCAAtggtttcattttcaagttcCAGTTGACGTTCCTCGTCGAGGTCTGCATCTGTGTCGCTATCCGAGGAGTTCTCGACTGTGACGCGATTGTGCTTGGGATGGACTGTCTGTAACCGTTCCACGAGGTTTCTGTATTTGGTTTTTTCTGTTCTGAGACTTTCCAACAGTTTGTTTTGTTCGCTAAGCAGCTTTGTGATCTTGCTATCGATCTGGAAGTTGTCTTCCatcaattctttgattctCACCGCTATCATATCTTCCACATTGACTACATCCTCattcttcttgattttgttCAGTCTATCAAGTGTTTTCAATATAGTTGCGCTCTTTTCCATCGACATCTGCAGATTTCTTCTGATCTCCAACATATGTCGCTGGTTTTGATCAAGTTTTATCTCACCGCTGGGTTCACCGTCACCTTGCGCCTTTACCATGTACAATTCGTCCAGAGACTCCAGCAAACTGTGGTACAGCTGCGTATGTTTGCGTTCTAGCTCTACAATCCTCCGTAATTTCTCCTCTGGTATCATCCTCAGTTGTTGGCCATCTTTACTGATAAAATTAAGTATCACTAAGTATGTTTACCGCTTTCTAAACCAATTAAAAAGTTGATGCTACCCGGCTCGTGAACAGCAATTtgatattggaaaatttaaagaCTAGTAGTCCTCATGATGGTTTGCTACCGAGAAGAGTTTCAAGGTGCCATCAAACAGTGTATTCAGTGTCTAAGACGATTCTTGCGATCCAAAATTCCCAGTGTAAATATTCATTCTCCTCATTAAATGAAGCCATATAACCAAGTGACGCCATTTGCTTTAGGTAAACGCAAACAAAGTAATAACTCATCTCAGCATGCTACAAATCAAGAATCGTCAATACCCATGGCTAATATGACCCAGCAAAACGCGTTCCCTCAAATGGTAATACCCCCACCAGATTTCATGCCCTTAATACCGCCTAACTCATCGAGTCAACTTCTTTTTGGTGGTAATATGGTACAACCGAAGACTTCAGGCATTTTGACTAAACGACCCAAGATTGGTAACGTTGAAAAATGGAGCATGAAAAGTATGTCTACCACACCTGATGACTTTCTTGAAGaggaaagaagaagaagaagggCCGCAAGGTTTGGCAATAACGATACAAACGTTCctagaaagaaaaatacatATGATACTATTCAGGATGAGGAAGATTTCTCAGACTTAAACGCAATTAGTACAAAATCCCATAAGTTCGATAAGAATATACATATCGTTGGTACATGCCAGAATTTAGAGAAGTCGTACTTAAGGCTGACTTCGGAACCAAATCCTGAGCTGGTCAGAcctttgaatattttgaagcaGGCTTTCACATTTGTTTTGAACAGATATCAAAAGGAACATTCATACGCATACTTCTGTGATCAATTTAAATCCATTAGACAAGATCTTAGAGTTCAAatgattgaaaataattttacGATAAAGGTTTATCAGACTCATGCAAGAGTTGCATTAGAGAATAATGACCTAGGTGAATTTAATCAATGTCAATCAAGGCTTCTATATCTGTATGAAACGCCAACTTTCatttcgaaaaaaaaaagaaatgctGAAGAGTTTACTGTCTATCTAATTCTCTATTATCTCTTAACAGATAATGCAAATGGTATAACGTCATTGAAGTTACAACTATCGTTGAACGAAAAGACAACTTTAAAGAGTAAAAATGTTCAATTGGCATTCAATATGGCGACGGCAAAGTTGACCGGAAACTATCATCAGttcatgaaaatatattcaacTATAAATGGTCCAGCCATAAATATAATCGACGCCTTcatagaaaaagaaaggcTTAAAGCACTGGATACAATTTGTAAAAGTTATATGCAACTTAATTTGGACTTCTTATGGAAGGAATTACATTTTAAAAATCTTTTGGAATTGATCACCTTTCTACGTTCTAAGAACCTGTTGAATTACATTGTTACTAAGAATGAAGGAatggaagatgaatttaaaTATCTCGGTACAAAGGCGTGTAGGCCCATTGTATCTCAactttatttgaaatcCAAAAAAGTCGATATTAAGGGCCAAAAATGAGATgttataattttgatagaTTGATATAACTTTAATTTGTAAGAGATTAATAGTATTAGAGTTATTATTTTAGGAATATCTACGGTTATATATTTTAGAAtacattttatttaatacAGCGTATTGGAGGAATTATTAGTACATTattaaattatcatttgTTCGTGAATCGATCGTATAATTGAGAGAAAAGATTGTTACAATGTTGGAATGTTTCTTGATGGTAAGTGAGATATTAATATGAAACTTCTATAACT
Coding sequences within it:
- the MCM16 gene encoding Mcm16p (similar to Saccharomyces cerevisiae MCM16 (YPR046W); ancestral locus Anc_7.475) — protein: MIPEEKLRRIVELERKHTQLYHSLLESLDELYMVKAQGDGEPSGEIKLDQNQRHMLEIRRNLQMSMEKSATILKTLDRLNKIKKNEDVVNVEDMIAVRIKELMEDNFQIDSKITKLLSEQNKLLESLRTEKTKYRNLVERLQTVHPKHNRVTVENSSDSDTDADLDEERQLELENETIAELLVALKVYSGV
- the THP3 gene encoding Thp3p (similar to Saccharomyces cerevisiae YPR045C; ancestral locus Anc_7.471), whose amino-acid sequence is MKPYNQVTPFALGKRKQSNNSSQHATNQESSIPMANMTQQNAFPQMVIPPPDFMPLIPPNSSSQLLFGGNMVQPKTSGILTKRPKIGNVEKWSMKSMSTTPDDFLEEERRRRRAARFGNNDTNVPRKKNTYDTIQDEEDFSDLNAISTKSHKFDKNIHIVGTCQNLEKSYLRLTSEPNPELVRPLNILKQAFTFVLNRYQKEHSYAYFCDQFKSIRQDLRVQMIENNFTIKVYQTHARVALENNDLGEFNQCQSRLLYLYETPTFISKKKRNAEEFTVYLILYYLLTDNANGITSLKLQLSLNEKTTLKSKNVQLAFNMATAKLTGNYHQFMKIYSTINGPAINIIDAFIEKERLKALDTICKSYMQLNLDFLWKELHFKNLLELITFLRSKNLLNYIVTKNEGMEDEFKYLGTKACRPIVSQLYLKSKKVDIKGQK